A stretch of Vulpes vulpes isolate BD-2025 chromosome 4, VulVul3, whole genome shotgun sequence DNA encodes these proteins:
- the LOC140598596 gene encoding uncharacterized protein: protein MGTPGELLGLQEGQRENRGNRVSPSGVATESSPDRCPSPVPAAHAHAPSPQRPPRSRPPRSALPAAPSRSHEQRTPAAHAHKRSYCGLRKRAARSAEELVTGCPRPLVLMELSPSGRRGSPRTCSTPSGTDRPPRTCRPQVARRARGHSSDRPGLTCRSLVARHWPEESAETPRPGRNLSRETRGKRRGGGGGGGGSKQRQEEGPGMRRAGTCGPSAPRLAAFPGRPRRGGIGRELGPVLPAGGSVGPGDADQAAGARQGRPQATGYTAEVSVRDLPGTQ, encoded by the coding sequence ATGGGCACGCCTGGGGAACTGCTCGGACTccaggaagggcaaagggagaaccGAGGGAACCGGGTCTCGCCGAGCGGTGTGGCAACTGAAAGCAGCCCTGACAGGTGCCCCAGCCCCGTCCCCgccgcgcacgcgcacgcgccCTCCCCGCAGCGCCCTCCCCGCAGCCGCCCTCCCCGCAGCGCCCTCCCCGCAGCGCCGTCCCGTTCGCACGAGCAGCGGACCCCCGCCGCGCACGCGCACAAGCGCTCCTACTGCGGCCTCCGGAAGCGCGCGGCACGCTCGGCGGAGGAACTGGTGACCGGATGCCCCCGACCCCTAGTCCTGATGGAGCTGTCCCCATCGGGCCGTCGGGGGAGTCCGCGGACCTGCTCCACGCCCTCGGGCACCGACCGCCCACCCCGGACCTGCCGCCCCCAGGTAGCGCGGCGCGCTCGCGGGCACTCGTCCGACCGTCCCGGGCTCACCTGTCGCTCCCTCGTCGCAAGGCACTGGCCCGAGGAAAGCGCGGAGACTCCGCGGCCCGGGAGAAACCTCTCGCGCGAGACCCGAGGAaaacggcggggggggggggggggggggggcggaagcaaacaaaggcaggaggagggacCGGGCATGCGCAGAGCGGGGACGTGCGGGCCATCCGCGCCGAGACTCGCTGCCTTTCCTGGCCGACCCCGGCGGGGCGGGATTGGCCGAGAGCTGGGTCCCGTCCTCCCCGCGGGAGGAAGCGTGGGCCCCGGAGATGCTGACCAAGCAGCTGGAGCCCGCCAGGGACGCCCGCAAGCTACGGGTTATACAGCTGAGGTCTCTGTGCGGGACCTGCCTG